In Geminocystis sp. NIES-3708, a single window of DNA contains:
- a CDS encoding flavohemoglobin expression-modulating QEGLA motif protein, translating into MSDLHTEKEKVRICSVASLLQQANKQIRILKTISWNPQVKEDFFAHQCQKLPDVNYIPFNPAPVIDILREARKNIFPQSSKVDFWLERQGDAIEKAARMLANVGKSDFFSFSRLAYGEPTAPLRYDDKTLLQLAQSIRDNVDRLNELQFKIHSPTIYSAEEIALKIDLALKPHFGEDAPEIVILDNLSANALATSKQIRLRRDAKFTDRDCIQLINHEGFIHVLTSINGKKQDKLPILGEGHIGTTCTQEGLAVFAEVISGSMELNRFQRLADRVFAIQMAIDGADFIDVYKYFFDRTEGKKDQSFESARRVFRGGVITGSTPFTKDVVYLFGLLMVSSAINAMFSAGRADCLRLMFCGKLDIMDLPALAELTDLGLCKLPKYLPPWIIDPRSLLALLTYSTFMRKIDLDTSTKVASRLLGDTPIINCPLNLEAPT; encoded by the coding sequence ATGAGTGATTTACATACTGAAAAAGAAAAAGTCAGAATTTGTTCTGTAGCTAGTTTATTACAACAAGCTAATAAGCAGATTCGTATTCTCAAAACCATTAGCTGGAATCCTCAAGTAAAAGAAGATTTTTTCGCTCATCAATGCCAAAAATTGCCTGATGTTAACTATATTCCTTTCAATCCTGCTCCTGTTATTGATATTCTTAGGGAAGCTCGAAAAAATATTTTTCCTCAAAGTTCAAAAGTTGACTTTTGGCTAGAACGTCAGGGAGATGCCATTGAAAAAGCGGCTAGAATGTTGGCTAATGTAGGTAAATCTGATTTTTTTTCCTTCAGTCGTCTAGCTTATGGTGAACCCACTGCTCCTTTACGTTATGATGATAAAACCCTCTTACAATTGGCTCAAAGTATTAGAGATAATGTTGATCGCTTAAATGAACTTCAATTTAAAATTCATTCTCCAACAATCTATTCTGCGGAAGAAATAGCCTTAAAAATCGACTTAGCCCTCAAACCTCACTTTGGAGAAGATGCCCCTGAAATTGTCATTTTAGATAACCTATCAGCTAATGCTTTAGCTACTTCTAAACAAATTCGTCTTCGTCGAGATGCTAAATTTACTGATAGAGATTGTATTCAATTAATTAATCATGAGGGTTTTATCCATGTTTTAACTTCCATTAACGGTAAAAAACAAGATAAATTACCCATTTTAGGGGAAGGACATATTGGCACAACTTGTACTCAAGAAGGATTGGCTGTCTTTGCTGAAGTTATTAGCGGTAGTATGGAATTAAATCGGTTTCAAAGATTAGCAGATCGAGTTTTTGCCATTCAGATGGCTATTGATGGTGCGGATTTTATTGATGTCTATAAATATTTTTTCGATCGCACGGAGGGGAAAAAAGATCAATCCTTTGAAAGTGCTAGAAGGGTTTTTCGTGGAGGAGTTATCACAGGAAGTACACCTTTTACTAAAGATGTGGTTTATTTATTCGGCTTATTAATGGTTAGTAGTGCCATCAATGCCATGTTTTCAGCGGGGAGAGCCGATTGTTTAAGATTAATGTTTTGCGGTAAATTAGACATAATGGATTTACCTGCATTAGCAGAATTAACTGATTTAGGATTGTGTAAGTTACCTAAATATCTCCCCCCTTGGATTATTGATCCCCGTTCTTTGTTAGCATTATTAACCTATTCTACTTTTATGCGCAAAATTGATTTAGACACTTCCACGAAAGTAGCCAGTCGTTTATTAGGGGATACACCCATTATTAATTGTCCTTTAAATTTAGAAGCTCCCACTTAA
- a CDS encoding CHAT domain-containing protein: MTQHSSKSIILAIILSIVSMINFPLKTIAQNENHIRQNVLAQINSDDGTKVAEVEKLSAQMEELLKQGNYREAISFMEKILAIIKGELGENNTYTAILYNNLGELYFSVGDYQKAQSLYQQGLTIIKIVSQEDTLNTAIFTNNLGKVQHILGNYPEAESLYQQALTITKKLSGEKNLTVATLLNNLGDLQRLQGNYPPAESFYLQALSIAKEVSGENNPDSAIFLNNLGLLYYLQGDNEKAEPFYLEALKIKKAIFGENHPDVAILLNNLAELYRSQGQYEKAKSFYQESLTLSKKILGEKHPNIAQTLNNFGLLLYSLGDYQEAESLYQQALTIRKEALGENHPDTAQSFNNLALMYNTQGNYQEAESYYLQALNIYKKALGENHPDTLTTLNNLAELYRSQGNYQEAEPIYLQVLTARRKVLGDNHSDTGQSLNNLALMYHEQGNLQKAEPLYLESLAIYQKNFGENNPDTATSLNNLAELYRIQKRYKEAEPLYLQSLAIRKKLLGEKHSDIAQSLNNLALFYNFQSEYDKAEPLFQQSLTIYQESLGKKHPNIATLLNNLGGLYWDKNNIPLALDYLTQGTNLEEDRLNEFLNTIGNESRKQAYINTLSISTNFVISLHLKSVSNNPQAARLALTTILRRKGRVLDALSNIIATLRSQNSPQIQTLFDNLAEKRSQLASLSFEGVGKLNPSAYQELIRNLEEEIRQLETNLSSKSNEFRTINQPITLENIQKAIPKNTALIEYLVYNPFNPKTKEIGKPHYVAYVLHSEGEPQGVDLGETETIDKLVKELRIDLADIGKPEDLANNSQKLHQLIFKPLLPLLKDKKTLLISPDSQLNLIPFVALQDEQGKYLAESYSISYLTSGRDLLRLQTKFQPQSDAVIVANPTYNLDTDKILIASASRGKNIKRSGDLDQLAWCCGALEGTKGEANAIIPLLSHPQVFTENQALAQNIIKVKAPQILHIATHGFFLPNVEKEENMTTFNNMDSQSQLTIIKSENPLLRSGLAFAGFNPADNKMDGALTALDASSLYLWGTKLVVLSACQTGIGDVRNGEGVYGLRRAFVLAGAESQLMSLWDVFDLTTQELMTSYYKRLMKGEGRSEALRQVQLEMLNSDKFKHPVHWAAFIPLGDWRNLDGK, translated from the coding sequence ATGACTCAACATTCTTCAAAATCAATAATCTTGGCGATAATTTTAAGTATAGTTTCGATGATTAATTTCCCTCTCAAAACTATTGCTCAAAATGAAAATCATATCAGACAAAATGTCCTCGCTCAAATAAATTCTGATGATGGAACAAAAGTTGCAGAGGTAGAAAAATTAAGTGCACAAATGGAAGAATTGTTGAAACAAGGAAATTATCGAGAAGCTATTTCTTTCATGGAAAAAATATTAGCTATCATTAAAGGAGAATTAGGGGAAAATAACACTTATACGGCAATTTTATATAATAATTTAGGAGAATTATATTTTTCTGTAGGAGATTATCAAAAAGCACAATCTCTCTATCAACAAGGATTAACAATTATAAAAATAGTTTCTCAGGAAGATACTTTGAATACTGCTATTTTTACTAATAATTTAGGAAAAGTACAGCATATATTAGGAAATTATCCAGAAGCAGAATCCCTTTATCAACAAGCCTTAACCATTACTAAAAAATTATCAGGAGAAAAAAATTTAACCGTTGCAACTTTATTAAATAATTTAGGAGATTTACAGCGTTTACAAGGAAATTATCCCCCCGCAGAATCTTTTTATTTACAAGCATTAAGTATCGCTAAAGAAGTTTCAGGAGAAAATAATCCTGATAGTGCTATATTTCTCAATAATTTAGGTCTATTATATTATCTTCAAGGTGATAATGAAAAAGCCGAACCTTTTTACCTAGAAGCATTAAAAATCAAAAAAGCAATTTTTGGCGAAAATCATCCTGATGTTGCTATTTTACTCAACAATTTAGCTGAATTATACCGTTCTCAAGGGCAGTACGAAAAAGCAAAATCTTTTTATCAAGAATCACTAACTCTTAGTAAGAAAATATTAGGGGAAAAACATCCCAATATTGCTCAAACTCTAAATAATTTCGGTTTATTATTATACTCTCTTGGTGATTATCAAGAGGCAGAATCCCTTTATCAACAAGCCTTAACTATCCGAAAAGAAGCATTAGGAGAAAATCATCCTGACACCGCTCAATCTTTCAATAATTTGGCTTTAATGTATAATACCCAAGGAAATTATCAAGAAGCAGAATCTTATTATCTTCAAGCCTTAAATATTTATAAAAAAGCATTGGGGGAAAATCATCCCGATACTTTAACTACACTGAATAACTTAGCTGAATTATACCGTTCCCAAGGAAATTATCAAGAAGCAGAGCCTATTTATTTGCAAGTCTTAACCGCTAGAAGAAAAGTATTAGGTGATAATCATAGCGATACTGGACAATCTTTAAATAATCTAGCCTTAATGTATCATGAACAGGGAAATCTTCAAAAAGCAGAACCCCTTTATCTTGAATCTTTAGCTATTTATCAAAAAAACTTCGGTGAAAATAATCCTGATACGGCGACTTCTTTGAATAATTTAGCAGAATTATATCGCATACAAAAAAGATACAAAGAAGCAGAACCTCTTTATCTCCAATCTTTAGCTATCCGAAAAAAATTATTAGGGGAAAAACATTCGGATATTGCCCAATCTCTCAATAATTTAGCTTTATTTTATAATTTTCAATCAGAATATGACAAAGCTGAACCTCTTTTTCAACAAAGTTTAACCATTTATCAAGAATCATTAGGGAAAAAACACCCCAATATTGCCACTTTGCTCAATAATTTGGGAGGATTATACTGGGATAAAAATAATATTCCCCTCGCACTTGATTACTTAACTCAAGGCACGAATCTTGAGGAAGATAGACTTAATGAATTTTTGAATACTATCGGTAATGAATCTCGTAAACAGGCATATATTAATACTCTTTCCATTTCCACTAATTTTGTAATTAGCTTACATCTTAAATCAGTATCGAATAATCCTCAAGCGGCACGTCTGGCTTTAACGACAATACTTCGTCGGAAGGGAAGAGTTTTAGATGCTTTAAGTAATATTATTGCTACTTTGCGATCACAAAATAGTCCTCAGATTCAAACCCTTTTTGATAATCTGGCAGAAAAAAGAAGTCAATTAGCCTCTCTTTCTTTTGAAGGTGTCGGCAAACTTAATCCCTCGGCTTATCAAGAATTAATTAGAAATCTTGAGGAGGAAATTCGTCAATTAGAAACAAATTTATCTTCCAAAAGTAATGAATTTCGTACTATTAATCAACCAATTACCTTAGAAAATATCCAAAAAGCTATTCCCAAAAATACGGCTTTAATTGAGTATCTGGTTTATAATCCCTTTAATCCGAAAACGAAAGAAATAGGAAAGCCTCATTATGTTGCTTATGTATTGCATTCCGAAGGTGAACCTCAAGGGGTTGATTTAGGAGAAACAGAAACTATTGATAAACTGGTTAAAGAATTACGAATAGATTTAGCCGACATTGGTAAACCAGAAGATTTAGCTAATAATAGTCAAAAACTTCATCAATTAATATTTAAACCATTATTACCTCTTCTTAAGGATAAAAAAACTCTTTTGATTTCTCCTGATAGTCAACTAAATCTGATTCCTTTTGTGGCATTACAAGATGAGCAAGGTAAATATTTAGCAGAAAGTTATTCTATCAGCTATCTTACCAGTGGTAGAGATTTATTAAGATTACAAACGAAGTTTCAACCACAATCAGATGCGGTTATCGTTGCTAATCCTACTTATAACTTAGATACAGACAAAATTTTAATAGCTAGTGCCAGTCGAGGAAAAAATATTAAGCGTTCAGGGGATTTAGATCAATTAGCATGGTGTTGTGGTGCTTTAGAAGGTACAAAAGGAGAAGCTAACGCAATTATTCCCTTACTATCTCATCCTCAAGTTTTCACAGAAAATCAAGCCTTGGCACAAAATATTATTAAAGTAAAAGCACCTCAAATTCTTCATATTGCTACTCATGGTTTCTTTTTACCCAATGTCGAAAAAGAAGAAAACATGACAACATTTAATAATATGGATTCTCAAAGTCAGCTTACCATAATTAAAAGTGAAAATCCTTTATTAAGATCGGGTTTAGCTTTTGCTGGATTTAATCCTGCTGACAATAAAATGGATGGTGCATTAACTGCTTTAGATGCTTCTAGTTTATATTTATGGGGAACAAAATTAGTAGTTTTATCCGCTTGTCAAACGGGCATTGGCGATGTTAGAAATGGAGAAGGAGTATATGGCTTAAGACGAGCATTTGTACTAGCTGGAGCGGAAAGTCAACTCATGAGTTTATGGGATGTATTTGATCTTACTACTCAAGAATTGATGACAAGTTATTATAAGCGATTAATGAAAGGTGAAGGTAGATCAGAAGCATTACGTCAAGTACAATTAGAGATGTTAAACAGCGACAAATTTAAACATCCTGTGCATTGGGCGGCTTTTATTCCTCTGGGTGACTGGCGTAATCTTGATGGTAAATAA
- the arsJ gene encoding organoarsenical effux MFS transporter ArsJ gives MDKNLRNYALVTSAYWGYTITDGALRMLVLLHFNKLGFTPIEIAFLFLFYEIFGIITNFLGGWIGSQFGLRLTLYGGIALQIFALVMLGVINFEWATWFQVLYVMISQAFSGVAKDLTKMSSKSAVRLVVPKEQESKLFKWVAILTGSKNALKGLGFFVGAALLELFGFKNALFIQASFLFIIFLSGRFLPKNLGKIKAKIKFKQLFSKSKAINILSLARFFLFGARDIWFVVALPVFLRTNLGWSFIQVGTYMACWVIGYGLIQSFSPTILRQSQAGKAPQARTIQIWTSILTIVPVAIAMAFIAGLNPQIVITGGLIIFGIVFAFNSAVHSYLVLAYTEDNDVALNVGFYYMANSGGRLLGTITSGIVFQIGGIEACLWISSFFVLIAALVSFKLPPINISQKPEAVT, from the coding sequence ATGGATAAAAATTTACGTAATTATGCTTTAGTAACCTCTGCTTATTGGGGTTATACTATTACCGATGGTGCATTAAGAATGCTTGTTTTATTGCACTTTAATAAGCTCGGTTTTACGCCCATTGAAATTGCTTTTCTGTTTTTATTTTACGAAATTTTTGGGATAATTACTAATTTTTTAGGGGGTTGGATTGGATCTCAATTTGGCTTAAGATTAACTCTTTATGGCGGTATCGCTTTACAAATTTTTGCTCTTGTTATGTTAGGAGTAATTAACTTTGAATGGGCAACATGGTTTCAAGTTTTATATGTTATGATTTCCCAAGCATTTTCGGGTGTTGCTAAAGATTTAACGAAGATGAGTTCTAAAAGTGCTGTGCGTTTAGTTGTACCAAAAGAGCAAGAATCAAAACTGTTTAAATGGGTTGCTATCCTTACAGGATCAAAAAATGCGTTAAAAGGTTTAGGCTTTTTTGTTGGTGCAGCTTTATTAGAATTATTCGGTTTTAAAAATGCTTTATTTATTCAAGCCTCATTTTTATTTATTATATTTTTAAGTGGTCGATTTTTACCGAAAAATTTGGGCAAAATTAAAGCGAAAATTAAATTTAAACAGTTATTTTCTAAGAGTAAAGCCATTAATATTTTATCTTTAGCTCGATTTTTTTTATTCGGTGCAAGGGATATTTGGTTTGTGGTTGCTTTACCCGTATTTTTACGCACAAATTTAGGTTGGAGTTTTATTCAAGTCGGCACTTATATGGCTTGTTGGGTTATCGGTTACGGTTTAATTCAATCTTTTTCTCCCACAATTTTAAGACAAAGTCAAGCAGGAAAAGCACCTCAGGCACGTACGATTCAAATTTGGACTTCTATTTTAACTATTGTACCTGTTGCCATTGCCATGGCATTTATAGCGGGATTAAATCCCCAAATCGTGATTACAGGAGGCTTAATTATCTTTGGTATTGTATTTGCTTTTAACTCCGCCGTACATTCTTATTTAGTGTTAGCCTACACCGAAGATAATGATGTTGCTTTAAATGTAGGTTTTTATTATATGGCAAATTCTGGAGGTAGATTACTCGGCACAATTACATCAGGAATTGTTTTTCAAATAGGAGGCATTGAAGCCTGTTTATGGATTTCGAGCTTTTTTGTGTTGATTGCGGCGTTAGTGTCTTTTAAATTACCGCCTATTAATATCAGCCAAAAACCAGAAGCAGTTACATAA
- a CDS encoding ArsJ-associated glyceraldehyde-3-phosphate dehydrogenase produces MRIGINGFGRIGRLAFRAGWDNPEIEFVHINEIKGGVATAAHLLEFDSVHGRWHKEFIVEKDKFILDGKTVTFSEYATPQEVPWADLGVDLVIESSGKFRTPDTLNPYFEHGVKKVVVAAPVKEEALNIVVGVNDHLYNPEKYHLLTAASCTTNCLAPVVKVIHGTLGIKHGVITTIHDVTNTQIVVDAPHKDLRRARSCIQSLIPTTTGSATAIAMIYPELQGKLNGIAVRVPMLNASLTDCVFEVNRKTSVEEVNKLLKEASEEELKGILGYEERPLVSIDYKDDARSSIIDALSTMVIDETQVKILAWYDNEWGYSNRLVELVAKISRLG; encoded by the coding sequence ATGCGTATTGGTATTAACGGTTTTGGAAGAATCGGCAGGTTAGCATTTCGAGCAGGTTGGGATAATCCTGAGATAGAATTTGTACATATCAACGAGATTAAAGGTGGTGTAGCTACTGCTGCTCATTTATTAGAGTTTGATTCTGTGCATGGGCGTTGGCATAAAGAATTTATTGTTGAAAAAGATAAATTTATTCTCGATGGAAAAACCGTCACATTTAGCGAATATGCGACACCGCAGGAAGTGCCTTGGGCAGATTTGGGAGTCGATTTAGTTATCGAATCGTCGGGTAAATTCCGCACTCCTGACACTTTAAATCCTTATTTTGAGCATGGTGTAAAAAAAGTTGTGGTTGCCGCACCAGTTAAGGAAGAAGCCCTTAATATTGTAGTAGGTGTGAATGATCATCTTTATAATCCCGAAAAATATCATCTATTAACTGCCGCTTCTTGTACTACAAACTGTTTAGCACCTGTGGTTAAAGTTATTCACGGCACATTAGGCATCAAACACGGTGTTATCACTACCATTCATGATGTCACAAATACCCAAATTGTTGTCGATGCACCTCATAAAGACTTACGCAGAGCGAGATCTTGTATCCAGTCTTTAATTCCCACAACTACAGGTTCGGCAACGGCGATCGCCATGATTTACCCAGAGTTACAAGGAAAATTAAACGGCATAGCGGTAAGAGTGCCGATGTTAAACGCTTCTTTAACAGATTGTGTTTTTGAAGTTAACCGCAAAACCAGTGTTGAAGAAGTAAATAAATTACTGAAAGAAGCCTCTGAAGAGGAATTAAAAGGTATTTTAGGCTATGAAGAACGTCCTTTGGTTTCGATTGATTACAAAGACGATGCAAGATCTTCTATTATCGATGCGCTTTCAACCATGGTAATAGACGAAACCCAAGTAAAAATTCTGGCATGGTATGACAACGAATGGGGTTATTCTAATCGCCTCGTGGAGTTAGTCGCCAAAATTAGTCGCTTAGGTTAG
- a CDS encoding glycosyltransferase family 2 protein has protein sequence MELSVIILTHNEEANLPTSLSSLKKLEAEIFIIDSGSSDRTVEIAKEYNCQVFNHPWENYAQQLNWGLKNLPITTPWIMRLDADERLTPELVAEIKEKLPLTPKNVGGYQMKRRVFFMGRWIRHGGYYPTWLLRIWRNGIGICEQRWMDEHIILSEGKIIDLQNDIIDENQKGLSFWVNKHNSYADREVKDMLAMEKAEENQQNILDNSQTSQASQRRWVKKNLYVKSPLFFRVFIYWLLRYTVGLGFLDGIEGMMFHFLQGFWYRFLVDAKIYELKHQSRLTQ, from the coding sequence ATGGAATTATCAGTAATTATCCTTACCCATAACGAAGAAGCTAATTTACCCACTTCTTTATCGAGTTTAAAAAAGTTAGAAGCAGAAATATTTATTATTGATTCAGGTAGTAGCGATCGCACTGTTGAAATAGCAAAAGAATATAATTGTCAAGTATTTAATCATCCGTGGGAAAATTATGCACAACAACTAAATTGGGGTTTAAAAAATTTACCAATTACAACCCCTTGGATTATGAGATTAGATGCCGATGAGCGATTAACCCCAGAATTAGTAGCAGAAATAAAAGAAAAATTACCCTTAACCCCGAAAAATGTTGGCGGTTATCAGATGAAAAGGAGAGTATTTTTTATGGGGCGTTGGATTCGTCACGGTGGATATTATCCCACTTGGTTACTTAGAATTTGGCGTAATGGTATTGGTATTTGCGAACAAAGATGGATGGATGAACATATTATTCTCTCAGAAGGGAAAATTATAGATTTACAAAACGATATTATTGACGAAAATCAAAAAGGTTTAAGTTTTTGGGTAAATAAGCATAATAGTTATGCTGATAGGGAAGTAAAAGATATGTTAGCCATGGAAAAAGCCGAAGAAAATCAACAAAATATTTTAGACAATAGTCAAACTTCTCAAGCATCTCAACGAAGATGGGTTAAAAAGAATTTATATGTAAAATCACCTCTATTTTTTAGAGTATTTATTTATTGGCTATTACGTTATACTGTTGGTTTAGGATTTTTAGACGGCATCGAAGGTATGATGTTTCATTTTTTACAAGGGTTTTGGTATCGTTTTTTAGTAGATGCTAAAATTTATGAGTTAAAACATCAATCTCGATTAACACAATAG
- a CDS encoding homocysteine biosynthesis protein, whose product MRTIAEINEKILSGKATVWTIEELKSKVKKLGIKKTYEKVDVICTGTFEPMESSGAILNLGHTDPPMKIRKCWLDGVPAYAGFGAVDLYLGATALSDYSSVNDNGENFPSHTPEKGGSHVIENLIAGKSVSIKAIGQVTDCYPRASFESSITATTINQFYLYNPRNLYQNFIVGVNGGDRTLYTYLGPLLPRLGNAVYSSIGAMSPLLNDPNLEVVGIGTKIFLGGAQGMIVWEGTQHFPLQKRLPNDTPIGPASTLALVGDAKKMSREWVRGCYFKNYGSSLMLGVGIPFPVLSEKVIEHCAVEDEDIVAPVVDFSIPRRVRPSFGLVNYAQLKHGKIKIEGQTVRVASVASMYLGRQVAETLKKWILEGNFTLSEPVAPLRSDSSFISQDGLI is encoded by the coding sequence ATGCGCACGATCGCCGAAATTAACGAAAAAATCCTCAGTGGTAAAGCCACAGTTTGGACGATTGAGGAATTAAAATCAAAAGTGAAAAAACTAGGCATAAAGAAAACTTATGAAAAAGTGGACGTAATTTGTACAGGTACTTTTGAACCGATGGAGTCATCGGGAGCAATTTTGAACCTTGGTCATACTGATCCTCCCATGAAAATTCGTAAATGTTGGCTTGATGGTGTTCCAGCTTATGCTGGTTTTGGGGCAGTAGATCTATATTTAGGAGCGACAGCCTTAAGTGACTATAGTTCAGTTAATGATAATGGCGAAAATTTCCCTTCCCATACTCCTGAAAAAGGCGGTTCTCACGTTATTGAAAATTTAATTGCTGGTAAATCTGTAAGTATAAAAGCGATTGGGCAAGTTACAGATTGTTATCCTCGTGCTTCTTTTGAATCTAGCATTACGGCGACAACAATAAATCAGTTTTACTTATATAATCCTCGTAATTTGTATCAAAATTTCATCGTCGGAGTCAATGGAGGCGATCGCACATTGTATACTTATTTGGGTCCACTATTACCCCGTTTAGGTAATGCAGTGTATTCAAGTATTGGAGCTATGTCACCATTGTTAAACGATCCCAATTTAGAAGTAGTAGGAATTGGCACAAAAATATTTTTAGGAGGTGCCCAAGGTATGATTGTATGGGAAGGAACACAGCATTTTCCTTTACAGAAAAGATTACCTAATGATACTCCCATTGGTCCCGCTTCTACTTTGGCTTTAGTAGGTGACGCAAAAAAAATGAGTCGAGAATGGGTTAGAGGTTGTTATTTTAAGAATTATGGTTCATCGTTAATGTTAGGGGTAGGAATACCTTTTCCCGTATTAAGCGAAAAAGTTATCGAACATTGTGCGGTAGAAGACGAAGATATAGTTGCCCCTGTGGTTGATTTTTCTATTCCTCGTCGAGTGCGTCCTAGTTTTGGCTTAGTAAATTATGCTCAGTTAAAACATGGTAAAATCAAAATTGAAGGGCAAACTGTAAGAGTCGCATCAGTAGCAAGTATGTATTTAGGAAGACAAGTGGCAGAAACTTTAAAAAAATGGATTTTAGAAGGTAATTTTACTTTATCTGAACCTGTAGCACC